From one Ooceraea biroi isolate clonal line C1 chromosome 7, Obir_v5.4, whole genome shotgun sequence genomic stretch:
- the LOC105282033 gene encoding uncharacterized protein LOC105282033 isoform X4: MTSLILENADLNRLFPKCRPRGGPPPAPGASTQSSQQPHDSPCQTEAAAITTAIAIATTTTATIIASTNTPTSVSAISDDMIDLERDTSDRYRKRANGRKKSGSLSRRTASVVPGFTVEGQLPHATTKPLSSSSSSASGRSEDAPQYGSLPGSDHQGQSQQDDSGPEESPVYILTSAKGGPSYKLRDSRIIEIAGGREVFSQSRGKVAARKSRFLAASNSINNEDIQSTDNKLSVKKNNKSPNSQTIWELRSRCGETRKQRANREVTETVFASEVHSVRRNPTKSILDYDSPKSNRGSNRIINYDSILNSNNVEYTVPKSITDLDYGLPKSCVDYQSNHNTPARSMAIVSDGEVVVFDDIDDNWQGLRLDLASSNTNQVTATSLDLETDDSQRGRIAPEPPSSSVGSTPSPTTAYHRNTSEFFKVVTPASDCEADSPSPERNHKVARVIGELPIAQYSGSPRRYGVRENPQLPSLLSSPSMYMTPRPGFPQRVLPTTPNHNEKEDTSAEIVVDKTVIENTNVEDQSVEPSTPSPKAEEEEEDSLKPSTLPADNISSLVSPGGSTFDYLYEFSETRKVLEEFFKCPAPTKEKENNIESFPFQDLDYELRRQGGSAYVGQRLASGPPATEEVMVHESPKKQRTEFPQNTGEHENNFLDLSVGTGSSEDLGETEVGLQVGHSRNFTLSPETTDCDSNCGDLDSEVSLMMMDNELMPASGLLGSVGDLGNNSDSLRIYTSMPVLEDGLSSGHASDTDNNNPTVMLMKRQINEIEKEIIQRTRNDMLGENDSGKDVSLNVTKDILHTLKTTSPDLFVAKKENSYDANELQLDGLDPLGTPPPPAPQGRQSVSLEVNCGEVEAAIKDIRMALQRTKTLPVKSPSEDPPEPSVSPIWIPSIMDGRRRICMESNSEESDARRAGDEADVEIEECPDEEEADTDLETDRLLGQQRTDDQGFYDDKGWRKPKTRTMLPPMNAKVATPKQTPPKTLSVAPIETLAPSEPVPSTSTSISPPPVVSVIQSPSSNECEVATPAQPTSSPQKTPVKNSPSSPQSLKESNNKVKKDKEGKKKSRNKEVLIEGVLFRARYLGSTQLVCEGQPTKSTRMCQAEEAVSRIKKDDGPVPMQATLLNYGGQHGYGRCSIASQGSLEEDECDSSEELIGSASGGGQSESLGAQPKLAPISGCLGPTTVFRLQFLGSVEVEEEGGRKRRKRLKNHMVEEAVTKIKALAPDGDTQPSTEVDLFISTEKIMVLNTDLKEIMMDHALRTISYIADIGDLVVLMARRRFVPHEMEEVPKINRTPKMICHVFESEEAQFIAQSIGQAFQVAYMEFLKANGIEDHSFVKEMDYQEVLNSQEIFGDELQMFAKKEMQKEVVVPKAKGEILGVVIVESGWGSMLPTVVIANLAPAGAAARCGQLNIGDQIIAINGVSLVGLPLSTCQTYIKNSKNQTVVKLTVVPCAPVVEVKIKRPDTKYQLGFSVQNGVICSLLRGGIAERGGVRVGHRIIEINNQSVVAVPHEKIVNLLATSVGEILMKTMPTSMFRLLTGQESPVYI, translated from the exons GTATAGGAAACGAGCGAATGGCAGAAAAAAATCAGGTTCGCTGTCCCGTAGGACGGCGAGCGTGGTGCCCGGTTTCACGGTCGAGGGCCAGCTGCCGCACGCCACGACGAAGCCGCTTTCGTCGAGCTCGTCCTCGGCGTCGGGACGCAGCGAGGATGCGCCGCAATATGGCAGCCTGCCGGGCAGCGATCATCAGGGACAATCGCAGCAGGACGACAGCGGACCCGAGGAGAGCCCCGTGTACATCCTCACATCGGCCAAAGGAGGCCCTAGCTACAAACTTCGGGATTCGAG AATTATAGAAATTGCTGGTGGCCGAGAAGTGTTCTCACAGAGCCGAGGGAAGGTAGCAGCTAGAAAATCACGATTTCTGGCAGCGTCGAACTCCATAAATAACGAGGATATTCAAAGCACTGATAATAAGCTGTCTGTTAAGAAGAATAACAAGTCCCCCAACTCGCAGACCATATGGGAATTACGAAGCCG ATGCGGTGAAACCAGAAAGCAACGCGCGAACCGGGAGGTTACGGAGACCGTGTTCGCCTCCGAGGTGCACTCGGTACGGCGTAACCCCACCAAGTCCATCCTCGATTACGATTCGCCGAAGAGCAACCGCGGCAGCAATCGCATAATCAATTACGATTCAATCCTGAATAGCAATAATGTAGAGTATACCGTACCGAAAAGTATTACCGACCTGGATTATGGATTGCCGAAGAGCTGCGTAGATTACCAGTCGAATCACAACACACCCGCGAGGAGCATGGCCATCGTCAGCGACGGCGAGGTCGTGGTCTTCGACGATATCGATGACAACTGGCAGGGTCTGCGACTGGACCTCGCGTCGAGCAACACGAACCAGGTCACGGCGACGAGCCTTGACCTGGAGACGGACGATTCGCAGAGAGGTCGCATCGCGCCGGAACCGCCGAGCTCCAGCGTCGGGAGCACTCCTAGTCCTACAACGGCATATCACCGCAATACTTCGGAATTTTTCAAG GTTGTTACGCCAGCGAGCGATTGCGAGGCGGACTCTCCCTCGCCAGAACGCAATCACAAAGTCGCGAGAGTCATTGGTGAACTACCAATTGCTCAGTATTCCGGTAGCCCGAGGCGTTACGGCGTTCGCGAGAACCCGCAGCTTCCTAGCTTATTATCGTCGCCCTCAATGTACATGACGCCGAGGCCTGGTTTCCCACAAAGAGTATTGCCAACAACACCAAATCATAATGAG AAGGAAGATACTTCTGCGGAAATCGTTGTGGACAAGACTGTGATAGAAAATACTAACGTCGAGGATCAGTCTGTAGAACCCTCGACTCCGTCACCAAAGgccgaagaagaagaggaagactCCTTGAAGCCGTCGACTTTGCCTGCTGATAATATAAGCAGTCTTGTCTCGCCGGGAGGTAGCACCTTCGATTACCTGTACGAGTTTTCGGAGACCCGGAAGGTGTTGGAAGAATTCTTCAAGTGCCCCGCACCGacgaaagaaaaggagaacaaCATAGAGTCATTTCCCTTCCAA GATCTTGATTATGAACTGCGAAGGCAGGGTGGAAGCGCGTACGTTGGCCAACGATTAGCTAGCGGCCCACCAGCAACGGAGGAGGTTATGGTGCACGAGTCCCCTAAAAAGCAGCGGACAGAGTTTCcacaaaat ACAGGTGAACACGAGAACAACTTCCTCGACCTCTCAGTGGGTACTGGTAGCAGTGAGGATCTCGGTGAGACCGAGGTTGGTCTCCAAGTGGGGCACTCGCGTAATTTCACACTGAGCCCCGAGACGACCGACTGCGACAGCAATTGCGGGGACCTGGACAGCGAGGTGTCCCTCATGATGATGGACAATGAGCTGATGCCAGCGAGTGGCCTGCTCGGCTCCGTCGGCGATCTGGGGAATAATTCAGACTCACTGAGAATATACACGAGCATGCCGGTACTGGAGGACGGCCTGTCGAGTGGACACGCGAGCGACACCGACAACAACAATCCCACGGTGATGCTTATGAAGCGGCAGATAAACGAGATAGAGAAGGAGATTATACAGAGAACGCGTAACGACATGCTGGGTGAGAACGACTCCGGCAAGGACGTCAGTCTAAATGTAACGAAGGATATTCTGCACACGCTGAAAACCACGTCCCCCGACCTGTTCGTCGCGAAGAAAGAGAATTCATACGACGCGAACGAGCTGCAGCTCGACGGACTGGATCCGCTGGGCACACCCCCGCCACCGGCGCCTCAGGGGAGACAAAGCGTGAGCTTGGAGGTGAACTGTGGCGAGGTGGAAGCGGCCATCAAAGACATCCGAATGGCACTGCAACGGACCAAAACGCTGCCTGTGAAATCCCCGTCGGAAGATCCACCGGAGCCGAGCGTCAGCCCGATATGGATACCAag TATAATGGACGGCAGGCGGAGAATCTGTATGGAAAGTAATAGCGAAGAGTCGGACGCGCGTCGTGCGGGCGACGAAGCCGATGTGGAGATCGAGGAGTGTccggacgaggaggaggcggaCACCGATCTCGAGACGGATCGACTGCTTGGACAACAGAGGACCGACGACCAAGGGTTCTACGACGACAAG GGGTGGAGGAAGCCTAAAACTAGGACAATGTTACCGCCAATGAATGCGAAAGTCGCTACTCCAAAGCAAACCCCTCCGAAAACCTTGAGTGTTGCCCCAATAGAAACGCTAGCGCCTTCCGAGCCCGTACCCTCGACGTCTACCTCGATCTCACCTCCTCCCGTAGTCTCTGTTATACAATCACCGTCTTCTAACGAGTGCGAAGTAGCCACTCCCGCGCAACCTACATCGAGTCCGCAGAAGACCCCAGTCAAAAACTCTCCCTCATCCCCCCAGAGCCTCAAGGAATCCAACAACAAGGTGAAAAAG GataaggaaggaaagaaaaagagcagAAACAAAGAAG TGTTGATCGAGGGTGTTCTGTTCCGCGCGAGGTATTTAGGATCTACGCAACTCGTCTGTGAAGGTCAACCGACGAAATCGACTCGGATGTGTCAAGCGGAAGAAGCCGTTTCTAGGATAAAG AAGGATGATGGGCCAGTGCCGATGCAGGCAACACTCTTAAACTATGGGGGGCAGCATGGGTATGGTCGCTGCAGCATTGCCTCGCAAGGAAGCCTAGAGGAGGACGAGTGCGACTCGAGCGAAGAACTTATAGGAAGCGCTTCTGGTGGGGGCCAGTCCGAGTCGCTTGGGGCCCAGCCAAAACTGGCCCCGATCAGTGGCTGCTTGGGGCCCACAACCGTTTTCAGACTACAGTTTCTGGGGTCGGTGGAGGTGGAAGAGGAAGGGGGACGTAAACGGCGTAAGCGCCTTAAGAACCACATGGTGGAGGAGGCCGTGACGAAGATAAAG GCATTG GCGCCGGATGGTGACACTCAGCCGAGCACAGAGGTAGATCTCTTTATCTCGACGGAGAAGATCATGGTTCTCAACACCGATCTGAAGGAGATCATGATGGATCACGCGTTGCGCACGATCTCGTACATTGCGGATATCGGTGACCTGGTGGTGCTAATGGCGCGACGACGTTTCGTGCCACACGAGATGGAAGAAGTACCGAAGATTAACCGAACTCCGAAGATGATATGTCACGTTTTCGAAAGCGAGGAGGCTCAATTCATAGCACAAAGTATCGGGCAAGCATTCCAAGTAGCATATATGGAGTTCCTAAAGGCAAACGGGATTGAAGACCATAGCTTCGTTAAGGAGATGGATTATCAGGAGGTGCTCAACTCGCAGGAGATATTCGGCGACGAACTGCAGATGTtcgcgaaaaaagaaatgcagAAAGAG GTAGTGGTACCGAAAGCGAAGGGGGAGATTCTCGGTGTCGTGATCGTTGAGTCCGGATGGGGCTCGATGCTGCCAACCGTAGTCATAGCTAATCTGGCGCCGGCCGGCGCCGCGGCCCGTTGCGGGCAGCTTAATATTGGCGATCAGATAATCGCGATCAACGGCGTATCATTGGTCGGCTTGCCTTTGTCCACGTGTCAGACGTACATAAAGAACTCGAAGAATCAAACGGTCGTCAAGCTGACGGTCGTGCCATGTGCGCCTGTTGTCGAGGTGAAAATCAAGAGGCCCGACACGAAATATCAGTTAGGATTTAGTGTACAGAACGGAGTGATATGTAGTCTATTGAGGGGCGGTATCGCGGAGCGCGGTGGAGTCCGGGTGGGCCATAGGATAATCGAGATCAATAATCAGAGCGTTGTTGCTGTACCGCACGAAAAGATTGTTAATCTTCTGGCTACGTCGGTGGGAGAG atCTTGATGAAAACGATGCCCACGTCGATGTTCAGGCTGCTGACCGGCCAGGAGTCTCCGGTGTACATATAA
- the LOC105282033 gene encoding uncharacterized protein LOC105282033 isoform X1 gives MTSLILENADLNRLFPKCRPRGGPPPAPGASTQSSQQPHDSPCQTEAAAITTAIAIATTTTATIIASTNTPTSVSAISDDMIDLERDTSDRYRKRANGRKKSGSLSRRTASVVPGFTVEGQLPHATTKPLSSSSSSASGRSEDAPQYGSLPGSDHQGQSQQDDSGPEESPVYILTSAKGGPSYKLRDSRIIEIAGGREVFSQSRGKVAARKSRFLAASNSINNEDIQSTDNKLSVKKNNKSPNSQTIWELRSRCGETRKQRANREVTETVFASEVHSVRRNPTKSILDYDSPKSNRGSNRIINYDSILNSNNVEYTVPKSITDLDYGLPKSCVDYQSNHNTPARSMAIVSDGEVVVFDDIDDNWQGLRLDLASSNTNQVTATSLDLETDDSQRGRIAPEPPSSSVGSTPSPTTAYHRNTSEFFKVVTPASDCEADSPSPERNHKVARVIGELPIAQYSGSPRRYGVRENPQLPSLLSSPSMYMTPRPGFPQRVLPTTPNHNEKEDTSAEIVVDKTVIENTNVEDQSVEPSTPSPKAEEEEEDSLKPSTLPADNISSLVSPGGSTFDYLYEFSETRKVLEEFFKCPAPTKEKENNIESFPFQDLDYELRRQGGSAYVGQRLASGPPATEEVMVHESPKKQRTEFPQNTGEHENNFLDLSVGTGSSEDLGETEVGLQVGHSRNFTLSPETTDCDSNCGDLDSEVSLMMMDNELMPASGLLGSVGDLGNNSDSLRIYTSMPVLEDGLSSGHASDTDNNNPTVMLMKRQINEIEKEIIQRTRNDMLGENDSGKDVSLNVTKDILHTLKTTSPDLFVAKKENSYDANELQLDGLDPLGTPPPPAPQGRQSVSLEVNCGEVEAAIKDIRMALQRTKTLPVKSPSEDPPEPSVSPIWIPSIMDGRRRICMESNSEESDARRAGDEADVEIEECPDEEEADTDLETDRLLGQQRTDDQGFYDDKGWRKPKTRTMLPPMNAKVATPKQTPPKTLSVAPIETLAPSEPVPSTSTSISPPPVVSVIQSPSSNECEVATPAQPTSSPQKTPVKNSPSSPQSLKESNNKVKKDKEGKKKSRNKEDLLNDPSVLIEGVLFRARYLGSTQLVCEGQPTKSTRMCQAEEAVSRIKKDDGPVPMQATLLNYGGQHGYGRCSIASQGSLEEDECDSSEELIGSASGGGQSESLGAQPKLAPISGCLGPTTVFRLQFLGSVEVEEEGGRKRRKRLKNHMVEEAVTKIKALAPDGDTQPSTEVDLFISTEKIMVLNTDLKEIMMDHALRTISYIADIGDLVVLMARRRFVPHEMEEVPKINRTPKMICHVFESEEAQFIAQSIGQAFQVAYMEFLKANGIEDHSFVKEMDYQEVLNSQEIFGDELQMFAKKEMQKEVVVPKAKGEILGVVIVESGWGSMLPTVVIANLAPAGAAARCGQLNIGDQIIAINGVSLVGLPLSTCQTYIKNSKNQTVVKLTVVPCAPVVEVKIKRPDTKYQLGFSVQNGVICSLLRGGIAERGGVRVGHRIIEINNQSVVAVPHEKIVNLLATSVGEILMKTMPTSMFRLLTGQESPVYI, from the exons GTATAGGAAACGAGCGAATGGCAGAAAAAAATCAGGTTCGCTGTCCCGTAGGACGGCGAGCGTGGTGCCCGGTTTCACGGTCGAGGGCCAGCTGCCGCACGCCACGACGAAGCCGCTTTCGTCGAGCTCGTCCTCGGCGTCGGGACGCAGCGAGGATGCGCCGCAATATGGCAGCCTGCCGGGCAGCGATCATCAGGGACAATCGCAGCAGGACGACAGCGGACCCGAGGAGAGCCCCGTGTACATCCTCACATCGGCCAAAGGAGGCCCTAGCTACAAACTTCGGGATTCGAG AATTATAGAAATTGCTGGTGGCCGAGAAGTGTTCTCACAGAGCCGAGGGAAGGTAGCAGCTAGAAAATCACGATTTCTGGCAGCGTCGAACTCCATAAATAACGAGGATATTCAAAGCACTGATAATAAGCTGTCTGTTAAGAAGAATAACAAGTCCCCCAACTCGCAGACCATATGGGAATTACGAAGCCG ATGCGGTGAAACCAGAAAGCAACGCGCGAACCGGGAGGTTACGGAGACCGTGTTCGCCTCCGAGGTGCACTCGGTACGGCGTAACCCCACCAAGTCCATCCTCGATTACGATTCGCCGAAGAGCAACCGCGGCAGCAATCGCATAATCAATTACGATTCAATCCTGAATAGCAATAATGTAGAGTATACCGTACCGAAAAGTATTACCGACCTGGATTATGGATTGCCGAAGAGCTGCGTAGATTACCAGTCGAATCACAACACACCCGCGAGGAGCATGGCCATCGTCAGCGACGGCGAGGTCGTGGTCTTCGACGATATCGATGACAACTGGCAGGGTCTGCGACTGGACCTCGCGTCGAGCAACACGAACCAGGTCACGGCGACGAGCCTTGACCTGGAGACGGACGATTCGCAGAGAGGTCGCATCGCGCCGGAACCGCCGAGCTCCAGCGTCGGGAGCACTCCTAGTCCTACAACGGCATATCACCGCAATACTTCGGAATTTTTCAAG GTTGTTACGCCAGCGAGCGATTGCGAGGCGGACTCTCCCTCGCCAGAACGCAATCACAAAGTCGCGAGAGTCATTGGTGAACTACCAATTGCTCAGTATTCCGGTAGCCCGAGGCGTTACGGCGTTCGCGAGAACCCGCAGCTTCCTAGCTTATTATCGTCGCCCTCAATGTACATGACGCCGAGGCCTGGTTTCCCACAAAGAGTATTGCCAACAACACCAAATCATAATGAG AAGGAAGATACTTCTGCGGAAATCGTTGTGGACAAGACTGTGATAGAAAATACTAACGTCGAGGATCAGTCTGTAGAACCCTCGACTCCGTCACCAAAGgccgaagaagaagaggaagactCCTTGAAGCCGTCGACTTTGCCTGCTGATAATATAAGCAGTCTTGTCTCGCCGGGAGGTAGCACCTTCGATTACCTGTACGAGTTTTCGGAGACCCGGAAGGTGTTGGAAGAATTCTTCAAGTGCCCCGCACCGacgaaagaaaaggagaacaaCATAGAGTCATTTCCCTTCCAA GATCTTGATTATGAACTGCGAAGGCAGGGTGGAAGCGCGTACGTTGGCCAACGATTAGCTAGCGGCCCACCAGCAACGGAGGAGGTTATGGTGCACGAGTCCCCTAAAAAGCAGCGGACAGAGTTTCcacaaaat ACAGGTGAACACGAGAACAACTTCCTCGACCTCTCAGTGGGTACTGGTAGCAGTGAGGATCTCGGTGAGACCGAGGTTGGTCTCCAAGTGGGGCACTCGCGTAATTTCACACTGAGCCCCGAGACGACCGACTGCGACAGCAATTGCGGGGACCTGGACAGCGAGGTGTCCCTCATGATGATGGACAATGAGCTGATGCCAGCGAGTGGCCTGCTCGGCTCCGTCGGCGATCTGGGGAATAATTCAGACTCACTGAGAATATACACGAGCATGCCGGTACTGGAGGACGGCCTGTCGAGTGGACACGCGAGCGACACCGACAACAACAATCCCACGGTGATGCTTATGAAGCGGCAGATAAACGAGATAGAGAAGGAGATTATACAGAGAACGCGTAACGACATGCTGGGTGAGAACGACTCCGGCAAGGACGTCAGTCTAAATGTAACGAAGGATATTCTGCACACGCTGAAAACCACGTCCCCCGACCTGTTCGTCGCGAAGAAAGAGAATTCATACGACGCGAACGAGCTGCAGCTCGACGGACTGGATCCGCTGGGCACACCCCCGCCACCGGCGCCTCAGGGGAGACAAAGCGTGAGCTTGGAGGTGAACTGTGGCGAGGTGGAAGCGGCCATCAAAGACATCCGAATGGCACTGCAACGGACCAAAACGCTGCCTGTGAAATCCCCGTCGGAAGATCCACCGGAGCCGAGCGTCAGCCCGATATGGATACCAag TATAATGGACGGCAGGCGGAGAATCTGTATGGAAAGTAATAGCGAAGAGTCGGACGCGCGTCGTGCGGGCGACGAAGCCGATGTGGAGATCGAGGAGTGTccggacgaggaggaggcggaCACCGATCTCGAGACGGATCGACTGCTTGGACAACAGAGGACCGACGACCAAGGGTTCTACGACGACAAG GGGTGGAGGAAGCCTAAAACTAGGACAATGTTACCGCCAATGAATGCGAAAGTCGCTACTCCAAAGCAAACCCCTCCGAAAACCTTGAGTGTTGCCCCAATAGAAACGCTAGCGCCTTCCGAGCCCGTACCCTCGACGTCTACCTCGATCTCACCTCCTCCCGTAGTCTCTGTTATACAATCACCGTCTTCTAACGAGTGCGAAGTAGCCACTCCCGCGCAACCTACATCGAGTCCGCAGAAGACCCCAGTCAAAAACTCTCCCTCATCCCCCCAGAGCCTCAAGGAATCCAACAACAAGGTGAAAAAG GataaggaaggaaagaaaaagagcagAAACAAAGAAG ACTTGCTGAATGATCCATCAGTGTTGATCGAGGGTGTTCTGTTCCGCGCGAGGTATTTAGGATCTACGCAACTCGTCTGTGAAGGTCAACCGACGAAATCGACTCGGATGTGTCAAGCGGAAGAAGCCGTTTCTAGGATAAAG AAGGATGATGGGCCAGTGCCGATGCAGGCAACACTCTTAAACTATGGGGGGCAGCATGGGTATGGTCGCTGCAGCATTGCCTCGCAAGGAAGCCTAGAGGAGGACGAGTGCGACTCGAGCGAAGAACTTATAGGAAGCGCTTCTGGTGGGGGCCAGTCCGAGTCGCTTGGGGCCCAGCCAAAACTGGCCCCGATCAGTGGCTGCTTGGGGCCCACAACCGTTTTCAGACTACAGTTTCTGGGGTCGGTGGAGGTGGAAGAGGAAGGGGGACGTAAACGGCGTAAGCGCCTTAAGAACCACATGGTGGAGGAGGCCGTGACGAAGATAAAG GCATTG GCGCCGGATGGTGACACTCAGCCGAGCACAGAGGTAGATCTCTTTATCTCGACGGAGAAGATCATGGTTCTCAACACCGATCTGAAGGAGATCATGATGGATCACGCGTTGCGCACGATCTCGTACATTGCGGATATCGGTGACCTGGTGGTGCTAATGGCGCGACGACGTTTCGTGCCACACGAGATGGAAGAAGTACCGAAGATTAACCGAACTCCGAAGATGATATGTCACGTTTTCGAAAGCGAGGAGGCTCAATTCATAGCACAAAGTATCGGGCAAGCATTCCAAGTAGCATATATGGAGTTCCTAAAGGCAAACGGGATTGAAGACCATAGCTTCGTTAAGGAGATGGATTATCAGGAGGTGCTCAACTCGCAGGAGATATTCGGCGACGAACTGCAGATGTtcgcgaaaaaagaaatgcagAAAGAG GTAGTGGTACCGAAAGCGAAGGGGGAGATTCTCGGTGTCGTGATCGTTGAGTCCGGATGGGGCTCGATGCTGCCAACCGTAGTCATAGCTAATCTGGCGCCGGCCGGCGCCGCGGCCCGTTGCGGGCAGCTTAATATTGGCGATCAGATAATCGCGATCAACGGCGTATCATTGGTCGGCTTGCCTTTGTCCACGTGTCAGACGTACATAAAGAACTCGAAGAATCAAACGGTCGTCAAGCTGACGGTCGTGCCATGTGCGCCTGTTGTCGAGGTGAAAATCAAGAGGCCCGACACGAAATATCAGTTAGGATTTAGTGTACAGAACGGAGTGATATGTAGTCTATTGAGGGGCGGTATCGCGGAGCGCGGTGGAGTCCGGGTGGGCCATAGGATAATCGAGATCAATAATCAGAGCGTTGTTGCTGTACCGCACGAAAAGATTGTTAATCTTCTGGCTACGTCGGTGGGAGAG atCTTGATGAAAACGATGCCCACGTCGATGTTCAGGCTGCTGACCGGCCAGGAGTCTCCGGTGTACATATAA